A single genomic interval of Mycobacteriales bacterium harbors:
- a CDS encoding tetratricopeptide repeat protein produces the protein MSDRYDPRYDPRAPDEEKPRPYADLPPPPPDVVPQGEIWDWYARGLDLLENGDVNAAIQILTHTAQAEPESRQVREALARAQFDVGMYPEARENFEWIISVNPADDYAQFGLGLAATKLGDLPAAVEHLALAAAMRPDITYYAQALRGAKAALTAAKR, from the coding sequence GTGTCCGACAGGTACGACCCCCGGTACGACCCCCGTGCACCCGACGAGGAGAAGCCCCGGCCTTACGCCGATCTCCCGCCGCCGCCTCCGGACGTCGTGCCCCAGGGCGAGATCTGGGACTGGTACGCGCGCGGCCTCGACCTGCTCGAGAACGGCGACGTCAACGCCGCGATCCAGATCCTCACCCACACCGCGCAGGCCGAGCCGGAGTCGCGGCAGGTCCGCGAGGCGCTGGCGCGCGCGCAGTTCGACGTCGGGATGTACCCCGAGGCCCGCGAGAACTTCGAGTGGATCATCTCGGTGAACCCCGCTGACGACTACGCGCAGTTCGGCCTCGGCCTGGCCGCCACCAAGCTCGGTGACCTACCGGCCGCCGTGGAGCACCTCGCGCTGGCTGCCGCGATGCGCCCCGACATCACCTACTACGCCCAGGCGCTGCGCGGCGCGAAGGCGGCGCTGACCGCCGCCAAGCGCTGA
- a CDS encoding HAD-IIA family hydrolase encodes MPVGQVLVGDGLASCEGPLAAGYDAGLYDLDGVLYLATEPIPHAAASLASATELGLRPAYVTNNASRSPAVVAALLASVGVSAVEHDVVTSAQASVRLLHEQVDPGSEVLVIGSDDLAAAVADGGYAPVREAGPGVRAVVQGLSFDVGWLQLAEAAVAIRAGALWVAANTDTTFPSPRGPLPGCGALVAALVTATGREPVVAGKPGPALHAEAVERVSARRPLVIGDRLDTDVLGAVGAGADSLLVLTGVCTLEALLAAPAGSRPAFVAADLRGLLEAHPPVELVDGGARCGTAFAAYDGKVSEGAGVPELRAACAAAWARADQMS; translated from the coding sequence GTGCCGGTCGGGCAGGTCCTGGTCGGTGACGGGCTCGCGAGCTGCGAGGGGCCGCTCGCGGCCGGCTACGACGCGGGGCTCTACGACCTCGACGGCGTGCTCTACCTCGCCACCGAGCCGATCCCGCACGCCGCCGCCTCACTGGCATCGGCGACGGAGCTCGGGCTGCGCCCGGCCTACGTCACCAACAACGCCTCGCGCAGCCCCGCAGTGGTCGCCGCGCTGCTCGCCAGCGTGGGTGTGTCGGCCGTCGAGCACGACGTGGTGACGAGCGCCCAGGCGTCGGTGCGGCTGCTCCACGAGCAGGTCGACCCGGGCAGCGAGGTGCTCGTCATCGGCTCCGACGACCTTGCCGCGGCGGTCGCCGACGGCGGCTACGCACCGGTGCGGGAGGCAGGCCCGGGCGTGCGGGCGGTGGTCCAGGGGCTGTCCTTCGACGTCGGCTGGCTGCAGCTGGCCGAGGCCGCGGTCGCGATCCGGGCCGGCGCGCTGTGGGTCGCGGCCAACACCGACACGACCTTCCCGTCACCCCGGGGGCCGCTCCCGGGTTGCGGTGCGCTGGTCGCCGCGCTCGTGACAGCGACGGGTCGGGAGCCGGTGGTCGCGGGTAAGCCCGGCCCCGCGCTGCACGCCGAGGCGGTCGAGCGGGTCAGTGCCCGGCGGCCGCTGGTCATCGGCGACCGGCTCGACACCGACGTGCTCGGCGCTGTCGGCGCGGGTGCCGACAGCCTGCTCGTCCTCACCGGCGTCTGCACCCTCGAGGCGCTGCTTGCCGCCCCCGCGGGCAGCCGCCCCGCCTTCGTGGCGGCCGACCTGCGCGGACTGCTCGAGGCCCACCCACCGGTCGAGCTCGTCGACGGGGGCGCCCGCTGCGGGACGGCCTTCGCGGCGTACGACGGGAAGGTGTCCGAGGGCGCGGGGGTCCCGGAGCTGCGGGCGGCCTGCGCCGCGGCGTGGGCGCGCGCCGATCAGATGAGCTGA
- a CDS encoding SCP2 sterol-binding domain-containing protein, producing the protein MATIDEVWATVHALVARLDALDPDLRAKYVIERSVSCKVYDLDVVFVGRLCEEGLRDVHTETADRAQVRLSCGSDDLISLAEGRLSVPTAFATGKLRVQAGPLDLLRLRQLI; encoded by the coding sequence GTGGCGACGATCGACGAGGTGTGGGCGACCGTGCACGCCCTCGTCGCGCGCCTCGACGCCCTCGACCCGGACCTGCGCGCGAAGTACGTCATCGAGCGCTCCGTCTCCTGCAAGGTCTACGACCTCGACGTCGTCTTCGTCGGCCGGCTGTGCGAGGAGGGCCTGCGCGACGTCCACACCGAGACCGCCGACCGGGCGCAGGTGCGCCTGTCCTGCGGCTCGGACGACCTCATCTCCCTCGCCGAGGGCCGCCTCTCCGTGCCGACGGCCTTCGCCACCGGCAAGCTGCGGGTGCAGGCCGGGCCGCTCGACCTGCTCCGGCTGCGTCAGCTCATCTGA
- a CDS encoding phasin family protein, translating into MRDALKSYLALANGVTELTKQRAVTAAKQLVAQGEATASQVQELAEDLLQQSKQNREAVTALVRFEVDKALGRVGLATQDEVEALKAKVKALEAQLSGPKAPAAKAAAPKAPAKKAAAKKAPAKKTGA; encoded by the coding sequence GTGCGCGACGCACTCAAGAGCTACCTGGCGCTGGCCAACGGCGTCACCGAGCTGACCAAGCAGCGGGCCGTCACGGCCGCCAAGCAGCTCGTCGCCCAGGGCGAGGCCACCGCCAGTCAGGTCCAGGAGCTCGCCGAGGACCTGCTGCAGCAGAGCAAGCAGAACCGCGAGGCCGTCACCGCGCTGGTGCGCTTCGAGGTCGACAAGGCGCTCGGCCGCGTCGGCCTCGCCACTCAGGACGAGGTCGAGGCGCTCAAGGCCAAGGTGAAGGCCCTCGAGGCGCAGCTGTCGGGCCCGAAGGCTCCCGCTGCCAAGGCGGCTGCCCCGAAGGCGCCCGCGAAGAAGGCTGCTGCGAAGAAGGCGCCGGCGAAGAAGACCGGCGCGTGA
- a CDS encoding TlyA family RNA methyltransferase, with product MARRARLDAELVRRGLARSREHASALIADGLVRVAGTVATKPATAVEAATPLLVDAEQGETWVSRGAHKLLGALDAFGVGVEGRRALDAGASTGGFTQVLLRRGAAHVVAADVGYGQLAWALQTDERVTVMDRTNVRALELAEPVDLVVADLSFIPLGLVLPALAGCCAAGADLLPMVKPQFEVGRERLPSGGVVRDHALRVETVRRVAGQAQELGLGVRGVVASPLPGPSGNVEYFLWLTVGADPLPEVELDTAVDNAVAAGPA from the coding sequence CTGGCCCGTCGCGCGCGGCTCGACGCCGAGCTGGTCCGTCGCGGGCTGGCGCGCAGTCGCGAGCACGCGAGCGCGCTCATCGCCGACGGGCTGGTCCGCGTCGCCGGCACGGTCGCGACCAAGCCGGCGACCGCGGTCGAGGCCGCGACCCCGCTGCTCGTCGACGCCGAGCAGGGTGAGACCTGGGTGTCACGGGGCGCCCACAAGCTGCTCGGCGCGCTGGACGCCTTCGGCGTAGGTGTCGAGGGTCGTCGGGCGCTGGACGCCGGCGCGTCGACGGGCGGCTTCACCCAGGTGCTGCTGCGCCGCGGGGCGGCGCACGTGGTGGCGGCCGACGTCGGCTACGGCCAGCTCGCGTGGGCGCTGCAGACCGACGAACGCGTGACCGTGATGGACCGCACCAACGTGCGGGCGCTCGAGCTCGCCGAGCCGGTCGACCTCGTCGTCGCCGACCTGTCGTTCATCCCGCTCGGGCTCGTGCTGCCGGCGCTCGCGGGGTGCTGCGCGGCCGGCGCAGACCTGCTGCCGATGGTCAAGCCGCAGTTCGAGGTCGGGCGCGAGCGGCTCCCGTCGGGAGGAGTGGTGCGCGACCATGCGCTGCGTGTGGAGACCGTGCGGCGGGTCGCCGGGCAGGCCCAGGAGCTCGGGCTCGGGGTGCGCGGTGTCGTCGCGTCGCCGCTGCCGGGGCCGTCGGGCAACGTGGAGTACTTCCTGTGGCTGACCGTCGGTGCCGACCCGCTCCCAGAGGTCGAGCTCGACACCGCGGTGGACAACGCCGTCGCGGCCGGACCTGCGTGA
- a CDS encoding NAD kinase: MTDRRSVLLLAHTGRPATVDAARLVVSRLLEAGVEVRVLAEESDDLKTEGVVVRDEAGCATGAELVLVLGGDGTILRAAELARGGGVPLLGVNLGRVGFLAEAEHSDLEATVEQVLDRAYEVEERMTLGIDVVVDGERVDSGWALNEAAVEKAARERMLELVVEVDGRPLSRWGCDGVVAATPTGSTAYAFSAGGPVVWPAVEATLVVPVSAHALFARPLVVSPSSVVALEVLPSGCSAVVTCDGRRSRELPHGARVEVRRGDIPVLLARTRERAFTDTLVEKFALPVEGWRGRD; the protein is encoded by the coding sequence ATGACGGACCGCCGATCGGTGCTGCTGCTCGCCCACACGGGGCGACCGGCGACGGTCGACGCTGCCCGTCTCGTCGTGTCGCGGCTGCTGGAGGCTGGCGTCGAGGTGCGCGTCCTCGCCGAGGAGTCCGACGACCTCAAGACCGAGGGCGTTGTCGTCCGCGACGAGGCCGGGTGCGCGACCGGCGCGGAGCTGGTGCTGGTGCTCGGCGGCGACGGCACGATCCTGCGGGCCGCGGAGCTCGCGCGCGGCGGGGGAGTGCCGCTGCTCGGCGTCAACCTCGGGCGGGTCGGCTTCCTCGCCGAGGCCGAGCACTCCGACCTCGAGGCGACGGTCGAGCAGGTGCTCGACCGGGCCTACGAGGTCGAGGAGCGGATGACGCTCGGCATCGACGTGGTCGTGGACGGGGAGCGGGTCGACAGCGGCTGGGCCCTCAACGAGGCGGCCGTGGAGAAGGCGGCCCGCGAGCGGATGCTCGAGCTCGTCGTGGAGGTCGACGGCCGACCGCTGTCGCGCTGGGGCTGCGACGGCGTCGTCGCCGCCACGCCGACCGGCTCGACGGCCTACGCGTTCTCGGCCGGTGGCCCCGTGGTGTGGCCCGCGGTGGAGGCCACCCTCGTCGTACCCGTGAGCGCGCACGCGCTGTTCGCCCGGCCGCTCGTCGTGTCGCCCTCGTCGGTCGTCGCTCTCGAGGTCCTGCCCAGCGGGTGCTCGGCCGTGGTGACCTGCGACGGGCGGCGCTCGCGGGAGCTGCCGCACGGTGCGCGGGTCGAGGTACGCCGAGGGGACATCCCCGTGCTGCTGGCGCGCACCCGGGAGCGGGCGTTCACCGACACTCTGGTCGAGAAGTTCGCCTTGCCCGTCGAGGGCTGGCGGGGGCGGGACTGA